A genome region from Hoplias malabaricus isolate fHopMal1 chromosome 8, fHopMal1.hap1, whole genome shotgun sequence includes the following:
- the rtf1 gene encoding RNA polymerase-associated protein RTF1 homolog, with amino-acid sequence MVNVKKRKGRVVIDSDSEDSASDDNLDQELLSLAKRKRVDSDGQEEPVSKPAASTDSETSDSDDEWTVGGTKAKKKVKPSKGPEKKNATKKRVNKAASSGSSDGDSSAESSAPEEGEVSDSESNSSSSSDSDSSSEDEVFRDGYGDDLMGDEEDRARLEQMTEKEREQELFNRIEKREVLKRRFEIKQKLKTAKKKEKEEKKKKQEEEQEKKKQSQVTDTQVVMSHNKERRSKRDEKLDKKSQAMEELKAEREKKKNRTAELLSKRQPLKTSEVYSDDEEEEEEDDDKSSVKSDRSSRSSSFDEEEEKEVTPPKSQPVSLPDELNRIRLSRHKLERWCHMPFFAKTVTGCFVRIGIGNSSSKPVYRVAEIVDVVETAKVYQLGSTRTNKGLQLRHGNDTRVFRLEFVSNQEFTESEFMKWKDAMIVAGMQIPTLDEITKKEQSIKEAVNYKFNDKDIEDIVKEKDRFRKAPPNYAMKKTQLLKEKAMAEETGDGEKVKMLQDQLNELEERAEALDRQRTKNISAISYINQRNRSWNIVESEKALVAEGQNSKNQQMDPFTRRQCKPTMVSNARDPSVHAAILAHLNQKYGSGSGPDNKEQGNKQGQSTQKDKDITKSTSDLSEDLFKVHDFDVKIDLQVPNAEAKSLSVSSNALPVKDGAPRRSLNLEDYKKRRGLI; translated from the exons gagCTGCTGAGCTTAgccaagagaaagagagtggacTCAGATGGACAGGAGGAGCCTGTCAGTAAACCTGCAGCATCCACAGACTCTGAAACCTCTGACAGTGATGATGAG TGGACTGTTGGAGGCACCAAAGCCAAGAAGAAAGTGAAGCCTAGCAAAGGACCAGAAAAGAAGAATGCTACAAAAAAGAGAGTGAACAAGGCAGCTTCATCGGGCAGCTCAGATGGAGATAGCTCAGCAGAGAGTTCAGCACCAGAGGAGG GTGAGGTGTCAGATTCTGAAAGCAACAGCTCCTCTAGTTCCGATTCAGACTCCTCCTCAGAGGATGAAGTTTTCCGGGATGGGTACGGAGATGATCTCATGGGAGATGAGGAGGACAGGGCACGTTTGGAGCAgatgacagagaaagagagagaacaggagctTTTCAACCGTATAGAAAAGAGAGAAGTGCTCAAACGGAG GTTTGAAATCAAGCAGAAGCTAAAGActgcaaagaaaaaagaaaaggaggagaagaagaaaaaacaagaggaagagcaggagaagaaaaagcagTCTCAGGTCACAGACACTCAGGTG GTGATGTCCCATAATAAAGAGAGGAGGTCTAAGAGAGATGAGAAGTTGGACAAGAAATCCCAGGCCATGGAAGAGCTGAAAGCAGAGCGTGAGAAAAAGAAGAACCGAACAG CTGAGCTCCTATCCAAACGGCAGCCTCTGAAGACCAGCGAGGTCTACTCtgatgatgaagaggaggaagaggaagatgatgacAAGTCATCAGTAAAGAGTGACCGCAGCTCAAGATCATCATCCTTCGATGAAGAAGAAGA AAAGGAGGTGACACCCCCTAAGTCTCAGCCGGTATCATTACCCGATGAACTGAACAGGATTCGTCTGTCACGGCACAAGCTTGAGCGCTGGTGTCACATGCCGTTCTTCGCCAAAACAGTTACTGGCTGTTTTGTACGGATTGGTATCGGCAACAGCAGCAGTAAACCTGTCTATCGG GTGGCTGAAATTGTGGATGTGGTTGAAACGGCGAAAGTTTATCAGCTGGGATCCACAAGAACAAACAAGGGGCTACAGTTACG gcATGGTAATGACACTCGAGTTTTTCGGCTCGAGTTTGTATCCAACCAGGAATTTACAGAAAGCGAATTCATGAAATGGAAAGACGCA ATGATTGTTGCTGGAATGCAGATTCCAACTCTTGATGAAATCACCAAAAAAGAGCAGTCCATCAAAGAAGCTGTCAACTACAAATTTAATGACAAAGACATTGAGGAT AttgtgaaagaaaaagacagattCCGAAAGGCTCCTCCAAACTACGCTATGAAGAAAACGCAACTCCTCAAAGAAAAG gcaATGGCTGAGGAAACTGGCGATGGAGAAAAAGTAAAAATGCTGCAGGATCAGTTGAATGAACTGGAGGAGAGGGCTGAAGCACTAGACAGGCAGAGAACCAAAAATATCTCTGCCATCAG TTACATCAACCAGAGGAACCGCAGCTGGAACATTGTGGAGTCAGAGAAAGCACTAGTG GCTGAGGGTCAGAACTCTAAGAACCAGCAGATGGACCCTTTCACAAGACGACAGTGCAAACCCACTATGGTGTCTAAT GCCAGAGATCCTTCTGTCCATGCAGCTATTCTTGCCCATCTTAATCAGAAATATGGTTCAGGTTCAGGTCCAGACAACAAAGAGCAGGGCAACAAACAG GGCCAGAGCACCCAGAAAGATAAAGATATTACAAAGTCAACCAGCGATCTCTCAGAAGATCTGTTTAAAGTTCACGACTTCGATGTCAAAATCGACCTGCAGGTTCCCAATGCTG AGGCAAAGTCCCTGTCAGTCAGCTCTAACGCCCTGCCTGTCAAGGATGGAGCTCCACGACGTTCGCTCAACTTGGAGGACTACAAAAAGAGACGAGGCCTCATATGA